In a genomic window of Dyadobacter fermentans DSM 18053:
- a CDS encoding fibronectin type III domain-containing protein codes for MNPFRLFALTLLCIGLVFSHRVWAAIPKAPTALTAVATTSGQINLAWLDVSTDETGFEVEQSTDGTKFVRVADLPANAIVYQDKSLKPATKYWYRVRSKNASGNSAYSNIANATTLPVTIPKAPSALAATVVSATQLNLTWTDNATDETGFELERSTDALSFTKIADLPANTTTYQNTGLAPATRYWYRVAAKNTAGKSAYSNIANATTLQVAPNAPANLTATDVSTSQINLKWTDNANNETGFQIERSADGAVFTKIADVAANVTTYQNTGLSAATQYHYRVRAVNAVGASVYSNTASARTQNVPVPNAPVNLTAVPTAPGLIQLRWEKPTGNATDVVLERAKGDGDFVQLVKLPATVLQYEDKSGFESDDYYYRIKAVNAGGDSPYSLVAIVRAASVITSVEPVSGKHLVYAAGRTLVVELGRPAQAQLTVYDQSGRLYKSQKIGRSARVDLAMLPVGIYIVVAEIGQDVLSRRIVLY; via the coding sequence ATGAACCCGTTTCGCCTGTTTGCGCTCACATTACTTTGCATTGGCCTCGTATTTTCCCACCGTGTCTGGGCCGCCATTCCAAAAGCGCCCACCGCATTGACCGCCGTAGCAACCACCTCCGGCCAGATCAACCTTGCATGGCTGGACGTTTCAACCGACGAAACAGGCTTTGAAGTAGAGCAATCGACAGACGGGACGAAGTTTGTGCGCGTGGCCGATTTGCCCGCCAATGCGATTGTCTATCAGGACAAATCCTTAAAACCGGCTACAAAATACTGGTATCGCGTCCGGTCGAAGAACGCTTCCGGGAATTCAGCCTATTCCAACATCGCCAATGCGACTACGCTGCCGGTTACCATTCCAAAAGCGCCTTCCGCGCTCGCGGCCACGGTGGTTTCCGCTACGCAACTAAACCTTACCTGGACGGATAATGCCACGGATGAGACCGGCTTCGAGCTGGAACGCTCCACGGATGCATTGTCTTTTACCAAAATCGCCGACCTCCCGGCCAATACGACCACTTACCAAAACACCGGTCTGGCTCCCGCGACGCGCTACTGGTACCGCGTAGCTGCCAAAAATACCGCAGGAAAGTCGGCATACTCGAACATCGCCAATGCGACGACCCTGCAAGTGGCGCCCAATGCTCCCGCAAACCTCACGGCTACCGACGTTTCGACTTCGCAGATCAATCTGAAATGGACCGATAATGCCAACAATGAAACGGGCTTCCAGATAGAACGCTCCGCCGACGGAGCGGTTTTTACCAAAATTGCCGACGTAGCGGCGAATGTGACGACCTACCAAAACACCGGTTTGTCCGCAGCCACACAGTACCATTATCGCGTGCGGGCGGTGAATGCGGTCGGCGCGTCGGTGTACAGTAATACCGCTTCCGCGCGGACCCAGAATGTGCCGGTGCCCAACGCCCCCGTGAACCTGACGGCCGTTCCCACCGCGCCGGGCCTGATACAGCTCCGCTGGGAAAAACCTACCGGCAATGCAACCGATGTGGTGTTGGAGCGGGCAAAAGGCGATGGTGACTTCGTGCAGCTTGTCAAATTGCCGGCCACAGTGCTGCAATATGAGGACAAATCCGGATTCGAATCCGACGATTACTATTATCGTATCAAAGCGGTGAATGCAGGTGGAGATTCGCCTTACAGCCTGGTGGCGATCGTGCGGGCGGCTTCGGTGATCACCAGCGTGGAGCCGGTATCCGGCAAGCACCTGGTTTACGCCGCTGGGCGGACGCTCGTGGTAGAACTCGGTCGCCCTGCGCAGGCCCAGCTTACGGTGTACGATCAGTCGGGCCGGCTGTACAAATCGCAGAAAATCGGGCGAAGCGCACGTGTCGATCTGGCTATGCTGCCTGTCGGAATATACATTGTTGTAGCAGAAATAGGCCAGGACGTGCTATCGAGGCGGATTGTGCTTTATTGA